attcaaattggggagtattTTCAAGTTGGAGCTTTAAagttaatttaaaattaaaaaataaaaaataagaaaaaattaaattagcTACAATAAAAATACGAAAATATGAATAGTAAAACAAACTACCTATTCAAGTTGGGGAATAGTTTCTAGTTGGagttctaaaattattttaaaataaaaaatgaaaataaagaaataaataaatgcaAATTCAAATCGGGGTGTGGTTTTAaatttggagttttaaaattattttaaaataaaaaatagaaaataaaaaataaaaaattgccaATTTAAATTGGGAAGTAGTTTCTTTCTAATATAgtagtctttatatatatatatatatatatatatatatatatatatatatatatatatatatatatatatatacacaaaaaaaaGATAAGTAAATAATTATATGATGCCAAGTGGTATAACCATAAGACGCCAAGTATAGAGTTTTAGGACAAAGCTCCAACAAAGTTaatgttttaaaattattttaattaaaaaatgaaattaaaaaagataaaaaattgtCAATTCGAATTTGGGAGTtctttcaagttggagttttaagacaaaataaactgcctttctaactaaaaaatcttacgaattttaaattttgaattaattggttattctatttgaattaataaatatagatatcttataattagctataaaaaatgaaaaatatataataaaatgagaGGCAAAAGTACATTATTAAGACAAGTTGCATAACCACAAAGAGCGAGATGGCAttattaagacaaaataaaccacttttttttaactaaaaaacctttttaaattttgaattgattggttactctattttaattaataaatatagatattttataattagctatattaaaaaatatataataaaatgagaGGCAAGAGCACAATATTAAGACCAGTTGCATAACCACAAAAAGCCAAGTGGCATTATTATTATTAACTTTTGAGCGTAGAAAATAGCATTCCTTCTCTCGGCGCATGTTAAACAAGGATCGCTAACATACGCTGGTAGGGATGGCTCGACAGAAGAAGAGGAACTCCATAGCTAAGATGAAGAGCACGGGTGAAGAAGATAAGGTAGATGAAGATGATACTAGGCTGGTTACACCGGAAACAGGAATTCCCCAAACTCTTGGGTCGGTTCAACTGATCCATTGGATGAAAGGAATGGGTAGTGCTCCAACTGTACTGCACGGACAGGAGAGGAAGGAACCAACGGAGCTGGTAAAAATTCAAGCTCCGGTGGTAAAGACACCTACAGATCCAGTACAAAATGAGACTGATATGGCTAAAGCGGCAAGGAAATTAACCTTCTCGACGGGTGTAGGGGTTCCACAACCAACCTTAGCTGAAGTTGTCCAAGGTAATAGATCTATACAACAAGGTTTGAAGTTGAATTATTATCCTCCTATCATTAAGGACAGAACGAAAATAGTTAGACTGAACTATATAGAAGTGGAGGAGCAGAATATGAAGTGGAGGACAAGCTTAATTGGATATGTAATAGGCGGATCTCCTCAATTCAAGGAGATGCTGAAGTTTGTCTATGGGGTATGGCAATTTGTATCGACTCCACAGGTATTACTCCATGACGAAGGTTACttcatctttaaatttgaatctGATGATGATAGAGATCTAGTGCTTCGAAATGGGCCATACACCTTCAACAATAGGCCAATGATTTTGAAACAATGGGAGCCAGAATTCCAAATGAGCAAGGAAACTACAAACAATATCCCAGTATGGGTAAACTTCCCTGAGTTGCCTATACAATACTGGATGGTGGAGAATCTGGGAAGAATTGCAAGCTCGATAGGGAATCCAATTTGTACAGACAAATTAACAGCTCAAGAAGCAAGGATATCATATGCACGCATGTTGATCGAAATGGATGTGTCTCAACCATTGCCTGAAACAGTGTTGATAGAAACTGCTGGCAAAAAATTGAGTTATGACTGGCAACCATCTTTTTGTCAAGACTACCTTCAAATTGGACATGGTACAGGGTAATGTAGTGCTCCAGCATAATTAATAAAGCAACCTGGCCCTGCTCCTAAAGGTCAGGCAGGAAATAGGAAGCAAGGTGAACAACATAGAAGGGGAAGGAAACAAGTCACTAAGTGGATTGCTAAGCCAAAGGCAGACATGGTAACTCCGGAACAAGAAGTAAGGGCTGAACCAAGTAATGAAAATGCAACTACATCAGTAGTGATAAGGCAAGAAGTAGTTTCTAGTGAAATTATACAGAATGAAAATGCTGAATTCCAGGTAGCCAAATCTAAAGGGAAACAGGTGCAAAGCCCTAAGGTGAAAATATCAATAAGGAATGGTCTGTCTAAGGAGAATATTGAAGCTATGCTACATCAAAATAGATTCAGTGCACTAAGAATTCAGGAAAGAGAGGATGCTAGTCAGGCATCTAAGGAAGGAAGAGTACCCCTTGCCCACCCTCCATGATTATTAGCTCATGTAATATTAGAGGGCTTAATAAGCCCTATAAGCAGAAAGAACTCAAGGCCTTtttgattcaaaataaaataacagtGCTAGGGTGCCTTGAGACAAAAGTGAAAATATGAATGAAAAAAGAGTTAGAAGGAAAATAGGAAATGAATGGGAAGTATTTGCAAATTATACACATGCTCCTAATGGAAGAATATGGATAATGTGGAAGACTGAACAAGTAGACATTAAAATAATACATGCTGGAGCCCAACTGGTACACTGTGAAGTTAGGGACAAATCTCAAATTTTAACTGTTGGTTAACTTTTGTGTATGGGTATAATACAATAGCAGAGAGACAGGAAATATGGAGTCAGCTAAGACAGATTAACAATACTATGGTGGAGGCTTGGCTTGTGCTAGGAGATTTTAATACTATGCTCTCTGTCACTGATAGAATTAATGGAAACCCTGTCAGCCAGAATGAGGTGGAAGACTTCCAAGCTTGTGTTGAGGACACTAGACTGTGATTGTTGAATAGAAAAGGCTGCCAATGGTCATGGTGCAATAAAAGGGAAGCTGCTGATAGAATTTACAGCAACATTGATTGGGCCTTGGGGAATCCTTACTGGTTCATGAAGTATAGCAACATAGAGGCAGTGTTTGATAATTATGGGGTTTCTGATCACTCACCCATAATAGTATGCACTGAGGTCACTAGAAACTATTTGCCTAAGCCATTTAGGCTGCTTACTGTGCTTCTACAGGAGGATGAATTCAGAAAGATGGTTCAAGGGGTGTGGACTCAAAACATAACTGGATATACTATGTATTCAGTCTGGCAGAAATTGCAGGTCCTAGGAAGCAAAGCAAAAGTGATGAACATAGCTTATAACTCAGTGAAAAAGAGGATTGAAAACCTCAAGGAGCAACTGCAGAAGGTGAAAAAGGAAATTGATGATGATGTATTCAATAATACACTTATTCTAGAGGAGAAAGAGTTATTAATACAAGTAGAGAAATGGGAAGGTATCCAAGAGAAGGTATATAGGCAGAAATCAAGGGCAGTGTGGATATCAGCAGGGGATTCTAACACAAAGTTTTTCTATGCTCAGCTGAAAGCAAGACATGCTAGAAACAGAGTGTCTACCATTTGTAATGATCTTGGGCAAAAACTGACTGATCCCATATTGGTAGAACAAGAGTTCATATCATTCTTCAAAGGCTTGCTAGGAACAAGAGCTTCTGAATTACCGTGTCTTGATATTACAATAGCTAGGAATGGACCTTGTTTGAATAGAGAACAACAACATCATCTTGTCAAGAGTATAACTGAGATGGAGATTGAGCAGGGGCTTAAAAATATGCCAAGTGATAAAGCACTGGCATTGATGGTTTTCCAGTTGAGTTCTTCAAGAAATATTGGAATATTGTTAGACAAGAAACTATGAAGGCAGTCAAGGAATTCTTTGAGACAGGAAAACTATTAAAGAATGTCAATAATACTACTATTACATTGGTGCCAAAGGTGACTAGTCCCTCTTTTGTAAAAGAATTTCGACCAATAGCATGTTGTACCACCATATACAAGCTCATTGCACAAATTCTTACAACAAGGTTAAAAACAGTGGTGGATATCATAGTAGGACCAGCTCAGTAAGCCTTTATAGAAGGGAGAAGCATACTGGACAATGTAATTATTGCTCATGAGTTGGTTAAGGGGTATAACAAAAAAGGAATCTCGCCTAGGTGCATTATAAAAGTTGACATAAGAAAGGCGTATGATTCAGTTGAATGGCCTTTCTTACGTATGGTCTTGCTGGAATATGGGATACCTAATAAAATGGTGCAGTGGATAATGGAATGTGTGACTACTGTGAGCTATTCTATACTGATTAATGGTGGGCTCACAAATAGATTTCAAGCAAGAAAGGGACTGAGACAAGGGGATCCAATGTCCTCCTACATGTTTGTGCTAGTGATGGAATATCTGAGTAGAACATTGAAGACTTTTAAAGACATCCCTGACTTCAATTTCCATCCAAGATGTGTAAAGTTGAACCTTACTCATATCTGTTTTGCAGATGATCTGATAATGTGTTGCAGAGCTGACAAGATTTCTATTCAACTAATGCTGGATAAGTTCAACCATTTCTCGAAGGTGACTGGGCTCATAGAAAACTTAGACAAGAGTTCTATCTATGTAGCTGGAGTGTCTCAGGGATTTAAAGATATGATTAGTGCAGATTATCAGTTCAAGATTGAAGCCCTACCATTCAAATACTTGGGAGtgcctttatcatcaagaaagttAACAATTCAGCAATGTATGCCATTAGTGGAGAAGATAACCAACAAAATAAAGTATTGGACATCAAAGTTTCTATCTTACAGTGGAAGACTACAACTGATAAAGAGTGTCCTATTTGAAATACAAACATATTGGGGGTAGGTGTTTCTGTTTCCAAAAAGGATCATACAACTAGTGAATACTATGTGCAGAACATTTCTATGGACTGGCAGTCAAAACCCTTCAAAGAgagcattgatttcatgggataAAATATGTATGCCTACTTCAACTGGTGGACTAAATGTCATTAATTTCTTATGGTGGAACAAATCAGCAATTTGTAAACTAATGTGGGCTATACATACAAAAAAGGATGATCTTTGGATTAAATGAATTCATGCAGTTTATATAAAAAAGCAAGACTTCAATACAATGAGCACTCCTAGTCAAGCTTGCTGGCTGGTAAGAAAAGTATTTGACATAAGAGATTGGTACCTGAGTATAgactcttttgccaacattaacaACTATTGTAGGAAGGGGCAGTTCAATATTCAGAAGGCTTACACTTTAGCGAGGCCTCAATTTCAAAAGGTTCACTGGAAGGCCTTAATACTGGGTTCAACTATACCTAGACATAACTTCATCTTATGGCTAGCACTTCACCATAGAATCACCACTGTGGATAGGCTGGAAGCTTGGGGGATACAAGTAGCAAGTGGATGTGTATTGTGCAGTAGTGAAAAAATAGAAACAATGGCCCATCTCTTTTTTGAATGTCAATACTCaaggaatatctggagtacactACTCAACTGGTTGGGAGAGAGACATCAAATTGGACTTTGGGAAGAGGAAGTCGTATGGTTGACAAAAAGAGCAAAGAATGGTAGACCTCGTAACAGCATATTGGAATTTCTGTTTGCAGCAGTGGTATACCATACATGGACAGAAAGAAACATGCGCAGATTTCAAGGGAGAAAGACTGAAACCAAGAGTAGAATTCGTGACATTGTCCTCCAACTTCATATCAAAGGGCAACAAAAGACTAAATAGAAGAAGATTTTAGAAGGAGTGAATAGTTTTCCTCTATGAATAATTGATATTATAAGTAGTAGAGGAACTATGGAGATGTAAATAATAGTGTTTTCtggtattttactattttttttagtcTAACTCTTTAGTCCAAAGGAGTTAgagatgttgtaattatttttaCTGGTTGAATAAAAGTTTTGatatttgaccaaaaaaaaagGTGGCATTATTAAGACAAAACAAACTACTTTTTAAACTAAAAaacctttttaaattttgaattgattggttactctatttgaattaataaatatagatatcttataattagttatattaaaaaaataaaaaaatatatataataaaaggagaggCAAAAGCACAATATTAAGACAAGTGGCATAACCACAAAAAGCCAAGTGGCAttattaagacaaaataaactaattttttaactaaaaaactttttaaaatttttaattgatTGGTTACTcaatttgaattaataaatatatatatcttataattagctatattaaaaaatgaaaatatatgaaaAAGAAATAACTACTCATTTAAATTGGGGAGTATTTTCAAGTTGGAGctttaaagttattttaaaattaaaaagcaaaaaataagaaaatattaaattagcttcaataaaaaaacgaaaatattaatAGTAAAAAAAACTACCTATTCAATTTTGGGAATAAATTCAAGTTGGagttctaaaattattttaaaataaaaaacgaaaataaagataaaagataAACAAACTGTTGATgttttcaaattattttaaataaaaaacgaaattaaaaaagataaaaaaaactgttatttcaaatttgggagtagtttcaagttggagttttaagacaaaataaactacccTTCTAACTAAAAAAATCTTacgaattttaaattttaaattaattggttactctatttgaattaataaatataaatatcttataattagctataaaaaaaatgaaaaaatattatccattcaaattggggagtagtttcaagttggagttttaaaaatatattaaaataaaaatacaaaagaaaaaataaaatagctacaataaaaaatggaaatatataaatataagaaatacacattcaaattggggagtagtttcaagttggttatttaaaatacaaaaacgaaaataaagaaataaaataaatttcaattcaaatgaaaaatacaaaaagtcaAGTGGCATTGttataacaaaatatttttcaagtagCATTCAAactggggagtagtttcaagttggagttttaaaattaaaaaacaaaaaatacgaAAAACTATAATTAGCTAcggtaaaaaaaatgaaaatattaaaaagaaaaactaaaaagaaacTACCTATTCAAGTTGGGGAGTAGTTTTAGTTATTTTCTTTCTAACTAAAATacctttgaattttaaattttgaattaattggttactctatttaaattataaataaagatatcttataattagctataataaaaaaaggaaataaaaactacccattcaaattggggagtagtttcaagttggagttttacaaatattttaaaataaaaaaaatagctataataaaaaaagaaaatatatacaataaaaaaaaaaaccaccCATTTAAATTGGGGagaagtggaagggtttttgatatttaatatatatatatatatatatatatatatatatatatatatatatatatatatatataaattatccattcaaattggggagtagtttcaagttggagttttaaatttattttaaaataaaatacataagatAAGCAtatatgtaatgacccaatcggtcattttaacttttagaatcccattccctaaaataaaacttcccgtaggtgcttgtaatgattaatgacttgcggggatggttggttcgggattttgaagtgtttggggtgaaaccagAGCACTTGTTTCCTTAAGtaggccttaaaatgctaagtttgacttcggtcaacatttttgtgaaaatgaccccggaatagaattttgatgattccaacagctccgtatggtgattttggactaaggagcgtgttcgaaattttatttggaagtc
The sequence above is drawn from the Nicotiana tabacum cultivar K326 chromosome 13, ASM71507v2, whole genome shotgun sequence genome and encodes:
- the LOC142168435 gene encoding uncharacterized protein LOC142168435, with product MVQWIMECVTTVSYSILINGGLTNRFQARKGLRQGDPMSSYMFVLVMEYLSRTLKTFKDIPDFNFHPRCVKLNLTHICFADDLIMCCRADKISIQLMLDKFNHFSKVTGLIENLDKSSIYVAGVSQGFKDMISADYQFKIEALPFKYLGVPLSSRKLTIQQFYIKKQDFNTMSTPSQACWLVRKVFDIRDWYLSIDSFANINNYCRKGQFNIQKAYTLARPQFQKVHWKALILGSTIPRHNFILWLALHHRITTVDRLEAWGIQVASGCVLCSSEKIETMAHLFFECQYSRNIWSTLLNWLGERHQIGLWEEEVVWLTKRAKNGRPRNSILEFLFAAVVYHTWTERNMRRFQGRKTETKSRIRDIVLQLHIKGQQKTK